The window CATGTAAGGGGGGGGTCAAAATTGGTGGGAAAAAGGGGTCAATTTTCAACGGGAATCTTCACTTTACGTTACGTTTCAATTACCAAACGCGGAAAATATAAAAAGCAGTGTGTCCTTACCACTTAATTATCTAGAAGAAATGATGGAGATAGAATAAAAATGTCTCAAGAAATCAGTATAAATGAACCATGTCCATGTGGTTCGGGAAAGAAATTCAAACATTGTTGCTATCAAAAAAACTACCAGATACTGGATGGCGGAAAGAATATAAAAAATTTTGTAAAATCTCTTGACTCGGTTCCCATACATAACCTCAATTGAATTAGACCCGATATGACCAAAATAGAAATGATCAACTCATGCATTGAAATGATACATCAGATTTTGAAAATAGAAAAGGTAGGTATGCTGGGAGATGTAGTCGACAAAGTGGTCCAGGATTTGAATATTATTCCAAATTTTACATACCGGGAGATTGGTATACAGATGGAAAATGATGGCCGTTTTGAAGTCTATCAAATGCAGGTGTGTAGCCTGAAAGGAACTAATCCGATTGAGTTGATATTAGATAAGTTTGAGCGGTGAATTAATATGTATAGAAAAATCAAGAGAAACGATCCCTGTCCTTGCGGTTCTGGGAAAAAATACAAAAACTGTTGTTTGAAAAAAGATAAAACAGTCCATCGAAGCTCATCCAGAGTGAGACCTTTCATCAGTCGTCTTACTCTTATGAGATTTGGTCAAGAATTCAAGGATAATCCTAAAAAGTTCGAGGATGTATTGAAAAAACAAGGTTATCCAATTGACAAGGAAAAAGTAAAAGAATCCATGTTACATTCATGGGATTTTAAAAAGATCAGAAAAATGAGTACGGAAGAAATTATAGATAAATTGCATTCACTGAATGTCAAATTTTCAGTTGATGACTTTGAAAGGCAAGCTGGAAATTACATATCTTCGATACAATTGGGAAAAGATTATTATTTCACACAAGATTATCATGCCGAGGGTTGGGATGAGGACTTCATTTTGCTGGCAATATACGAGTTGTGGAAACGGATTTTACCTGATCAGGTCAATATTGAAATGATCGACGATGAGATGCAAGAAGGCTATGATGCTCTAAAGAGTAATAAATTAAATGAGTGTATGGAAAAATGGTGGAAGACATGGAAGACTATATTGGCTATTGTTCCTACTTACGTTGACTCCGTTGAAGAAGCCGACCAATTTATGCCCGAGCCATTGACACAGTCTATTTATAACTGGTCTCAGGATTTTAAGATGGAGTTATTTAATGCAGGATTGGAAGATAAAACATATTTCAAAAAAAGGATCGAATATTGCAATGAATTCTGTCGATCATTTCCTGAAACAGATGATTCAATCATACTAAGTACGCTCCGGGCAGAAGCGGAGTCGTATGTCGAATTAAGAGATTTCGAAACCGCAGATAAACTATTTGAAGATTTGATAAATAAATATCCTGATAGCATTTGGGGATATGTTGGATGGGGTGATATGTACAATTGGACTAAATTTATTGATAAAGATTTCCCGAATTACAAAAAGGCAAAGGAAATTTATTTGTGGGGTCTTGAACAGTGCGATGACGAAAACGATATCATTAGTGAACGATTAGAGAATTTAGAGAAAAAGATGAATGAGTAGACGGAATAATAAAGGGAGCACACTGCAAGAATATAGGATGTTGATTTCCATGAATGGATGGCCGAGCATTATGCCCCTGTATCTGCCTTTATGCCAGTACTTCAAAGCTCAGTGCTTTGACCGGGCATTCCTTGACGCAAACACCGCAGGCATCGCACAGGTCGTAGTCTATCACAACCCTGCCTTCGTTTACGGCAATGGCCCTGGGTTCATGGGGACAGCTCCTCTCACATGTGCCACACCCGGCACAACCTTCTTCTTTCCATACCAATTTATTATCCTGGTTTGCCATTTGGATATCCTCACAAATGTTCTTATTGCACTCTATTGATCGTAATAATAAAAAGGTTTTCCAAATTTATTTTACTGCTTTTTTGCCATCCGCCCGGACAGCAGTTCACCGCCCACGCCCACATTGTCAGGTTTGTTCTCGTTGATGAGGATGATGAAGGCCTGGGTGGGGATGCCTGTGACCCTGGCAGCTTCGCGGGTGAAAGATTCTACCAGGTCTTTCTTTTGTTCTTTTGACATATGGGGTCCGTCTATTGTGATTACGGGCATTGATCTACACCTCGATTTTTAGTTGGGGTTTGGTATATGGCTATTATCTATAGTTCCTGATTATATATGCCAAGTAGCATAATATCTATTCTCGCAATAGTCTTGAATCGTTTTGAATACCTAAAATATCTTTCGATAATTCGTCTCAATTGATATACAGGGATTGGATTTTAAAGACGGAATAATTTTATTTTATTCAATCCCGGATATATCCGGCAAAAGCTTAATGGTAGTGTATTATATTTAGGACTACCTAAAGATACAACATAGAGATGATATGTTTGGAACTAACACTCACAAATTTACAGCCGAAACAGAAAGCAAGGATATTAAGACTCGAAGGTGGATTCGGCTTCCAGAAAAATGTACGATCAAGAGGAATACTTGAAGGGAAGATTGTTGAGGTAATAGCAAGACAGCCCGTTGGTGGACCTATTGTCATCAGTATAGATAAAAGAAATACCGCAATTGGCAGGGGAATGGCCTCAAGGATCATAGTAGCGGTGGGGTAATGGATATACAAAAAGTAAAGAAAATCCTGCTAATGGGAAATCCCAACGTCGGAAAAAGTGTGGTTTTTTCCCGATTAACAGGAGCAAATGTGATAGCTTCCAATTATCCCGGAAGTACTATCGAATTCACAAAGGGATTAATGCGAATAGAGGGCAGCAAAGAAGAACTTATTGACGTTCCCGGCACATACTCCCTGGAGCCGATAAACGCAGCAGAAGAAGTTGCAGTCAAGATGTTGGATGAAGGGGATCTAATAATAAATGTTATTGACTCCACAAATCTGGAAAGAAACCTATTCCTTACACTTGAATTATTACAGGGCAATACTCCGGTCGTAGTTGCTCTTAACATGTGGGATGAAGCAAAACATAATGGAATAACTATAAATCCGGATGAACTTGAAAAACTATTGGGCGTGCCTGTTGTGCCCATTGTTGCATTAACTGGTGAAGGCATAAAAAAACTGCTATCACGCCTGAAGGAGACACATATTCCCACAGACGTATCACAAAGTGATGCTGAAAAATGGATACATATTGGAGAGATAATCAAAAAAGTACAAAGGATTGAGCACAGGCACCATACGATCTGGGAAAAAATATCGGATGCTACAGTAAAACCAACAACCGGACTTCCGATTGGACTGGGTGTGATCCTTCTGACATTTTCCTTTATCAGGTTTATTGGCGAGGGTCTCATTGGCTATGTACTTGAGCCGTTATTTGACCTGTACACGCCAGTTGCGATGGAAATAAGCAGTGCCATCGGTCCCGGTATATTCCATGACATAATTATCGGGAGGTTGATCGAAGGGAATATCGACTACGTACAGTCAATGGGACTTCTGACCACCGGCATTTTTGTGCCTTTCGGGATGGTACTTCCGTATATCCTGGCATTCTATTTCGGCTTATCAATTCTTGAGGATACGGGCTACTTACCTCGCTTATCTGTACTTGCAGACACTATATTCCACAAATTCGGACTTCACGGTTGCGGGATCGTATCTGTATTCCTGGGTTTGGGGTGCAACGTGCCCGGTGCTTTATCCACCAGGATACTTGAAACGAGAAAACAGCGGTTCATATCGGCCACATTGATGGCAATTTCTATTCCGTGCATGGCACAGATAGCAATGATATTCGGCATTTTAGGCAGTTATGGGATTGAATATGTACTGATGGTCTTTATTGCCCTCATTGCAACTTATGTATCAAGCGGCTTACTTTTAAACAGATATATAGCAGGTGAGAGTCCTGAACTATTTCTTGAGATCCCACCTTACCGCAGACCCTATGGTAAAGCCCTGCTAAAAAAGACATGGATGCGTGTAAGGATTTTCCTTACAGAAGCAATACCCTTCGTTTTCCTTGGAGTTCTATTTATCAATATATTATATGCTGTAGGCATTATTGAAACCCTGGGTACGTTTTTTTCACCTGTAATAAGCGGCATATGGGGTCTGCCAAAGGAAGCTGCAGCAGCTTTGCTTATTGGCTTTTTAAGAAAGGATATGGCCATTGGTATGCTGCTGCCGCTTGGAATGAATCCATTCCAGCTGGTGATCGCAGCAACTGTCCTTACAATTTATTTTCCGTGCGTTGCCACATTTGCAGTACTCGTGCGTGAACTGGGTATACGGGATATGGCAAAGTCAGTTTTACTGATGATAGCTGCTGCTTTGATAGTAGGCGGAATTATGCGGTTGATATTACTGGGGTTCTAAACCATGAAAAATGTTATGCCAGAACAAAGTTCAATGGAGGATCGGGTAATTGGCCTTTAAAACATTTGAAGAATATGTTGAGGTCATCTATACACTTGAGATGAGATCAGGACGTGCTCATACAACTGATATTGCATCAATACTCAATATCAAACCTCCAAGTGTTACCGAGATGTTACAAAAGCTACATGATATGGAACTTGTGATTTATGAACCGTATCGAGGCGCAAAGCTCACCCCATCAGGAATGAAAATGGCACAGGAATTGATGCAAAGTCATAAGACATTAGTAGAATTCTTTGAGATCATTGGTATTGATAATGAAACTGCTGAGGTTGATGCCTGCCAGATCGAGCATCATGTGGCTGGTAAAACAATAAAGCAGTTGAGTAAATTCATAGAATTTATACAGAAAGCACCATGTGAACCTATATGGTTAAAACATTTTGAATATTTTGATAGAACTGGTAAAAGAAAAAAGTGTAATTTAAAATGAAAAGTAAATCGGTACTGCAATACTATTATCGTAGTTGGATGCCGAATATATTCGGGATAAAATCTAATAACCCTCATAACCGATATCGAGTGTGAAAAATATGGATCAAGTAAAAAATAAAAAACCAATCGATGACAACCATAAGATAACTGAAAAACTCCAGAAGATCAAGCACAAAATTATGGTAATGAGTGGAAAAGGCGGTGTTGGAAAAAGCACGGTAGCTGTAAATTTGGCATACGACCTCTCAAATCGAGGTGCAGATGTTGGCTTATTAGATGCTGATCTACACGGCCCCAGTACTCTTAAAATGTTGAATATTGAAACTGGAGAGGTTAAAGGAGACACTGAAGGTATTTTTCCAGTCGAGGTTACTCCACACTTAAAGGTTATGTCAATGGGATTATTTCTAACTGACACAGATACACCAGTAATATGGAGAGGGCCTGTAAAGATGGGAGCGATCAGGCAGTTCCTGGAAGAAGTTCATTGGGGCAATCTGGATTACCTGATTATTGACCTGCCGCCAGGTACAGGTGATGAACCGTTAAGTATTGCCCAGTTAATTCCGGATATCAATGGGACTGTGATAATCACCACGCCCCAGGATATTGCTCTTCTTGATTCAAAAAAGGCTGTAAACTTTGCAAAGACACTCAAAGTACCAATAATAGGAATCATTGAAAATATGAGTGGTTTCACCTGTCCTCATTGCGGTGAATCTATAGACCTCTTTAAAGTTGGCGGTGGAGAAAATGCAGCCAGTGAGTTAAGTGTACCGTTCTTGGGTAGAATTCCTATAGATCAAAAAATTGTTGAGGACTGTGATAATGGGACCCCGTTTGTTGCATCTGGTGATAAATCCGAATCAACTGATTCTTTCAAGGAGATTGTTGCAAAAATAGAGGACTTTGTAAATTGAAATCAAGAATGTGGATGCCAGAATATTTCAGATGTTGGCATTTAATAGATATAAAAATTGACTGTGAATAAACAAATAAATAATAGGAGTAAGTATGAAAATAGCTATTACATCAACAGGAGATAATTTAGACAGCCAGATGGACCCCCGATTTGGAAGATGCCAGTATTTCTTGATCGTGGACCCGGATACAATGGATTTTGAAGCTATGCTAAATGAGAGTGCAATGGCTTCCGGCGGGGCCGGGATACAGGCTGCGCAAACCATTGTTAATGTTGGGATCAATGCAGTGATAACCGGGAATGTGGGACCTAATGCTTTTGAGGTACTCTCAGCCGCCGGGATTGAAACAATGGCAGGTGCCAGTGGAACTGTCAGACATGCATTAGAACTGTATAAAAGCGGTAGTTTACAGTCAGCGGCGGGTGCGACAGTTAGTTCTCATGCCGGAATGTCTGGTGCAGGTTCCGGACAGGAAGTACCGGGCCAGGCATCAATGACAAAAGAACAGAAAATCTCAATGCTGGAAGATGAACTGGAACAATCCAAGTTACAATTGACCCAAATTAAGAAAAAACTTGAAGATATGAAAAAATAGGAGGTAAATAAATGCCAGCAGGTCAGGGAAGAGGTAGTGGTAGTGGTACGGGCAGCGGAAGAGGAAGCGGTATGGGCAGAGGTGGAGGACGGCAGCACATGGGGCCTCCGAAGGAGTGCAAATGTCCAGGTTGCGGATACACCAGCCCACACCAGCCCGGACAGCCGTGTGCCAATCAGGCATGTCCGAAATGCGGAACTAATATGGTAGGAATGTAATTTAGTATTAAGGAGAATAAATAATGAAAGTATGCGTACCAACAATGGAAGATGGCGGTTTAGATGATATGGTGGCCCAGCATTTTGGCAGGGCACCCACTTATACTATAGTTGATATTGAAACAAATGCAATTGAAGTGATTCCGAATATAAGTGAACATATGGGAGGTACCGGGGTTCCCCCTGAGTATATAGCACCAACAGGTACCCATATTATGCTCTGTTCCGGACTTGGACCAAGGGCAGTAAATATGTTTGAAGAATATGGGATCGATGTATTTGTAGGTGCTTCAGGAACAGTCCAGGATGCAATAACTGCATGGCAGAAGGGACTGTTAAGTGAAGCTACTGATGAGAATGCCTGCCGTGAGCACAGGCATGAATAAGATCAAAAAGCGAATCGAAACACTTGAAAGGGAGGTGAAATAAATGCCAGGAGGAGATGGAACAGGACCTTTAGGTTTTGGTCCGAGGACAGGCAGAGCAGCAGGTTATTGTGCACGATATCCGGACCCGGGATATATGAATCCCATTCAAGGCAGGGGTTTTTATCGCGCTGGAGGCCGGGGTCGCCGTAATTTGTACTATGCGACAGGTTTGACTGGTTGGCAGCGCGGTGCCTATAGTTACCCACCACCAGTTGTTCAGGCAATTCCAAAAGAACAAGAGCTTGTTGAACTGACAAACGAGGCAGAATACCTGGAAAATGAATTGAAAGAGATAAAGAAAAGGATTCAAGAGATTGGGGAATAAAATCCCCAATCTATTTTTTTATTTGAACCAATATGAAATATATTTATCAAAATAAGTCTGGTTGCAGTTATTATTTATGTAACATAAAGTAAATAATATGTCCAATCGTAAAGTAATTATCAGGATAAGAAATATATATCAAAATATGTAATTTTAGGAGATGAAAGAAATGGCAGAAGAATTTAAATGGTTTTTAAAAGATGCGATAGTAGATACAGGCATGTGTACATATTGCGGTGCGTGTGCTGCAGTGTGTCCATATGATATAATTGAGTTCGATGAGAACGGTCCGAAGTTGAAAGAGGAATGCTACAGAAACGGAGAAGGTGCATGCAAGGATGTATGTCAGCGGGTTATGACAGATGCATCACGCTTATCCATGAACGTATTCAACTTCATGGCAAAACCTCCATCACTTATTGGACAGTACGAAAAGATAGTTGCAGCAAGAGCAACAGATTCCGCAATCCGTGAAAAAGGCCAGGACGGTGGTGCTGTGACAGCACTTTTGACATACTGCTTTGACAACGGATTGATCGATGGGGCAGTAACTACTGCAGGGATCGCAAAACCAAGTTCACACATTATAACAAGCAAGGACGCTCTTTTGGATGCTGCAGGTGCAAAGTATTCCACAGTTCCTGTGATGGCTGCACTTAAGGAAACAACTGACGCTCTCAAAAACGTTGCAATGGTAGGACTTCCATGCCACACCTATGGAACAAGAAGAACCCAGTTCTTTGGCGGATTGAATGTTCATCCAATTGAAGTTGGGAAAGACGGAGAAAAGGTAAAGATACCAAACATCGCATACACTATTGGTTTGTTCTGTATGGAGAACTTTAATAATGAGAAACTGTCTGCTTACCTGACAAATGCCGGTATTGACCTGGACAAAGTCAGGAAACTGGAAATACACCTTGATGAGATGATCGTGTTTACAGATGAAGGTGACACTGAATTTTCTCTTAAAGATCTCGCAGGATGTGTATCAGATGGATGCCGCATATGCAGGGACGCGGTCGCCAAGGTTGCCGATATCTCAGCAGGATATATGGGGTCTTCTAAAGGCTGGACAACATTGATGGCACGAAATGCCAAAGGCATGGAATTGCTTAATGCGGCCGCAGAGGCAGGTTATATTGAAACCTCTGATGAAGTGGATGTCAGTTTGATAGAAGAGTTCGCAGGCCTTAAGATGCGCAGGTTCAAAGCGGAACTTAAGAAGCGTCTTGAAGACGGAAGATCAGTCAAAGGTTACTGGGTGCGTGACTATCCGGGTGTAAGAACTGAGGTAAAGGGTACCAACTTTGTGAAGATCAAAACACAATCCGGTCTCGTGGATAACGCTTATCTTGGAAAGGTTGCAGAACTGTCAAACAAGTATGGTGATGGTAAACTTGAGCTTACAAATCGTAAGAGTATTGAGATCCAGGGTGTCAAAAACGAAGATATTGATGACATAATGGCAGATGTATATGGAAACGGACTCATGACGATCGGCATGGGTTATGTTTCTGCCTGTCCGGGTAATGCATATTGTCCGGAAGGACTTGTTGAAACTAAGGATTTTGCAAATGAACTGACACCTATGTTTGCACAGAAACTCACACCACACAAGATGAAGATCGCTATAGCAGGATGTGCCAACAACTGTGTAAGAGCTCACCGTCATGATATAGGTATAATGGGGCAAAAGCAGCCAAAGATCGATACTGAGAAATGTAACGGATGCGGAAGATGTATTGAATTGTGCAAGTTCAATGCGCTTTCGATCTCAGGCGGAAAGGCTGTGATCGACAGAGACCTGTGCGGCAATTGCGGATGGTGTGTGCGGGGATGCCCGCATGAAGCTGCAGTGGAAGATAAACTCGGCTATTCGGTCTTTATCGGAGGTAATGATGCAAGAAAACCAACTAACGGTATCCTTTTGAAGGAATTCTGCACAAAGGAGGAAATTCCGCCATTGATCAATAAGATTGCCTCCACATTTGTTAAATACAGAACAAAGCCTGGAAAAGAGCGTCTTGGAAATATCATTGAACTGGTCGGTGAAGGACAGTTTGTGAGAGAAGTTCTTAGCGAGTGAAATGTCCATAGTTTGGGAGGTTTTTTCCTCCCTTTATGGGTATTGACCGGAAGGGCAAATAGATCCCTGTTCAATTTATTTTTACAGGATGATGCGAGCTACTTTCATATCCTGTAAATCCAGTTAATCCTGTCCATTAATTCAGGCAATGCGATTCCATGTTTAATAATATATCTTGAATAGTGATGTTACTCACACAATATTAAAGAGAACTATGAATATGAGATTGAAAATACTATATGACAACGAATCGGAAGATGGTTTTGTCAATGGATGGGGTTTTTCCTGTCTGGTCGAAACAGGAAAAAGAAAGATCATGTTCGATACCGGCTGGGATGGAAATATTCTACTTTACAACATGGAAAGATTTGGGGTTACTAAAGAGGATATCGATACAATTATCATTTCACATGACCACTGGGATCATATGGGGGGCTTAACCCACATACTGCACCCGGATGTTAAAGTATATGTCCCAAATTCGTTTTCCAGGCAATTGAAGAATGAGATATCACAAAAGGCAGATGTGATAGAAACAACAGGACTGGAAAATGTCGCTCCTGATGTGTATACTACTGGCGAAATGGGGGACAAAATAAAAGAACAGGCCTTATTGTTGAAAATGGACCAGGGTATTGTGGTAATTACAGGCTGTGCTCATCCGGGTCTGGAAAATTTTATTGATGCGGCTGCAGGTTTAGGAGAGCCGTATGGAGTGATAGGAGGCTTTCATAAATTTAATAATTTCGAGTGTCTGAGAGATATTTCGATGATAATCCCCTGTCATTGTACCCGCTATAAAAGTGAGATTAAAAAGTTATTTCCGGACCGGTATATGGAATGTAAAGCAGGACAGATCATTGAGATTTAGGTGTCCCTTTCAAAAAGTAGGGTGATAAAATGTGCATAAATCATTGTTTATATTTATCTGCCACAGAGAGCACAGAGGACACAGAGGACACAGAGAAAAAATCCTCTTTGTTCTCTGTGGCTATTATTTTTGCCCTCTGATTTGAACTGGATACATATTTGATGACTTTTAAAATTTATTCTGGATAAATGGACTATGACAAAAAAAAGATTAACCGCAGAGAACGAAGAGGTTCGCAGAGAGTCTTTATTTTACTCTGCGCTCTTTGCGTATTTTGCAGTGTATAATTTTAGTCACCGCAAAGAGCGCGAAGTCCGCAAAGATAGTCTCAATGGTTTGGTTTTTGACTATAATGCAGTGAAAATAAGGAGTTTAATGCAATGAAGACCCGTCTTGATTGTATATTTTGCATCCAGAGACAGGCACTTGATTCTGTAAGGTTGGTTACTGATGATGTGAAAGAGCAAGAGAAAATATTGAGATCGGTAATGGTCAATATATTAAGGATGAACTGGAACACCCATCCACCTGATATTGCGGATGTTATGTACAATATTATAAGAAAAGAAAGCAAGGAAGATGATCCTTACAAGACTATAAAAAAGGAATGCAACGATATTGCACTGGGAATGTATCCGGAATTGAAAAAAATTGTGGACCGATCCGCTACACCGCTTTTAACAGCTGTGAGACTGGCTATCGCAGGAAATGTGATAGATTATGGAGTGGGACCAAATTTTGATATTAATAAAACCATTTCACGTGTACTGGAAAAGAAATTCAGGATAGACCACTTTACAGAATTCGTAAATAATCTAGAAGAATCTGAAAATCTTGTATATTTAACAGACAATGCAGGTGAAATTGTATTTGACAAGATACTGCTTGAGACAATTATGAGTGAATATAATTTCCGGAAAATTTTTTGTGGTGTAAAAGTTACACCCTTCATCAATGATACCACCATGCAGGATGCTGTATATGTGGGAATTGACAAAATGGAGGGTGTAGAGATCATGAATATTGAAGTGGATGAAAACAGGGTAGATCATTCAAGTAAAACATTCCCGGAAATTATTACAAAAAGTAACATGATAATAAGTAAAGGACAGAGGAACTTCGAAGCTCTTCCTGATAACAAAAAGATATTCTTTATGCTCCTGGCAAAATGTCCGATGATCGCAAAGGAACTGGGAGCAAAACAAGGAGATATTATTTTAAAAAGAGGTTCGGGATAATATGTATGCTTATGGTCCTGTTCCTTCCAGAAGGCTGGGGCGCTCATTGGGAGTGAGCCCCATCCCACATAAAACCTGTTCATACAACTGCATCTACTGTCAATTGGGCCAAACAGGTAAGCTTCAGGTGAAGCGTGAAAGTTTCTATCCTAAAGAAGATATACTATCTGACATTGAAAAAGTAATGAATCCTGCAAATGTCGATTACATTACATTTGTTGGAGATGGTGAACCTACTTTATGTAAGGACCTTGGCTGGTTGATCAAATCGTGCAAACAACAATGGCAGATACCTGTGGCTGTGATCACGAACGGTTCTCTCTTCTTTATGGAGGATGTAAGGCAGGACCTGAAAAGCAGCGATGTGGTGCTTCCCACACTTGATGCCGGAAGTGAGGGGGTTTATAGAACACTTAACAGACCTCATGGCAGCATTGGATTTGAAGAAATGCTTCAGGGCCAGGTTGATTTCAGGAAGGAGTATCCGGGTAAGATATGGCTTGAGGTCATGCTGGTTAAGGGTGTGAATGATTCAGATGGATCCCTGCTGGAAATAAAAGATGCCATTGAGCAGGTAAAACCTGACCGTATCTACATTTCAGTTCCCATCCGGCCGCCTGCAAAACCTGGAGTCAGGCCGCCCGAACCCGAAAGGATTATCCGGGCACATGAGATTTTAAATGCAACACTGGACCTTACTGATTACGAGTCAGGTGAATTTGGTCTTGATAATTTCCCTGATCTCAGAACTACAATTATAGAAATATGCTCCCGTCATCCGTTAAGGGAAGAACAGGCAAGAGATATTGAAGGGAGATTTCTCGGAGCAGAGAGTATTGATACTATGCTGTCAGATGGAAATCTGGTACGTGTAGAATATCAAAATATATCTTATCTTTTGCCAGCAAATTTTACAAGAAAATCCTCACTTCGGTCGGATTGACTTGAGTACATAATTTTATAAATTAGTATACTATAGAAAAACTTAGCAAAAGGATTTGAGGTGATTAAAATAATAATATCAGTTGCAAGCGGCAAAGGTGGAACCGGTAAAACTACGATAGCAACGAACCTGGGACTCAGCATTGACAATGTAGCGTTGTTGGATTGTGATGTGGAAGAACCTGATTCCCACCTATTCCTGGATATTGATCTGGAAAAGGTTGAAGATGTATATCTGTCAGTTCCTGTGATCGATGAAGAAAAGTGCGACTTCTGCGGGAAATGTTCAAAATTTTGCCAGTACAATGCCATTGGTGTACTGCCTTCTAAAGTTCTTTTATTCCCAGAGTTATGCCATGGTTGCGGAGGTTGTGCATTGGTGTGTCCCAAAGGAGCCATTTCAGAGGAAAAGCGTATTATTGGCATAATCGAGGGAGGTACTTCAAGTGGAATTGAATTTTATCATGGAGTGTTAAATATCGGGGAACCTATGGCGACTCCGGTAATTAAAACCTTGAAAAAAAGGATCTCAAAAGGAAAAAATGCAATCCTGGATTCATCACCTGGTGCTTCCTGCCCTGCTGTTGAAACCATAAGGGGCAGTGATTTTTGTCTGCTTGTTACAGAACCCACGCCCTTTGGACTCTATGATCTGAAACTTGCAGTTGAAGTAGTGAAGCACTTAAATATTCCCTTTGGAGTGGTTATAAACCGGGATGGTATCGGTGATGACAGGGTTGAAAAATTCTGCATGGAACAAAATATTCCTATCCTTATGAAGATTCCACAAAGTGAAGATATTGCAAGGCTCTATTCAAACGGTAAACCCTTTGTCCTGGAAATGCCGGAATGGAAGGAGAAGTTTGTTCAGTTGTTCGATAAGATAGAATCGGAAAATGTACAATAGCAACACGCTTTTAAATAAAATGCAAGAAGTGAATATAAAATGACTAAAATCGGATTGGTAAGATGTGAAATGGCTGCAAGGTCATGTCCGGGTACGGCGTGTTTTAAAGTGATAAAGACCAAGACCGGGACATTTGAAGAATTCAAGAGTGATGATATCGACATCATCGGCATGATAACATGTGGAGGATGTCCTGGCAGAGATGCAATAAGACAGGTACAGGAAATGGTAAATAGAGGTGCTGAAGTAATCTTTATGTGCACGTGTTTGATAAAACCAATTCCCAATCCACCCAAATGTCCGTATGCTGAAGAACTGGCAGATGCGATCAGGGACAAATTCGGTGTCAGAGTCATCATGGGAACACATTGATGCTCATTTCCTATGAATAAGCAAG of the ANME-2 cluster archaeon genome contains:
- a CDS encoding 4Fe-4S binding protein, whose product is MANQDNKLVWKEEGCAGCGTCERSCPHEPRAIAVNEGRVVIDYDLCDACGVCVKECPVKALSFEVLA
- a CDS encoding 4-oxalocrotonate tautomerase, coding for MPVITIDGPHMSKEQKKDLVESFTREAARVTGIPTQAFIILINENKPDNVGVGGELLSGRMAKKQ
- a CDS encoding ferrous iron transport protein A; translated protein: MELTLTNLQPKQKARILRLEGGFGFQKNVRSRGILEGKIVEVIARQPVGGPIVISIDKRNTAIGRGMASRIIVAVG
- a CDS encoding ferrous iron transporter B, which gives rise to MDIQKVKKILLMGNPNVGKSVVFSRLTGANVIASNYPGSTIEFTKGLMRIEGSKEELIDVPGTYSLEPINAAEEVAVKMLDEGDLIINVIDSTNLERNLFLTLELLQGNTPVVVALNMWDEAKHNGITINPDELEKLLGVPVVPIVALTGEGIKKLLSRLKETHIPTDVSQSDAEKWIHIGEIIKKVQRIEHRHHTIWEKISDATVKPTTGLPIGLGVILLTFSFIRFIGEGLIGYVLEPLFDLYTPVAMEISSAIGPGIFHDIIIGRLIEGNIDYVQSMGLLTTGIFVPFGMVLPYILAFYFGLSILEDTGYLPRLSVLADTIFHKFGLHGCGIVSVFLGLGCNVPGALSTRILETRKQRFISATLMAISIPCMAQIAMIFGILGSYGIEYVLMVFIALIATYVSSGLLLNRYIAGESPELFLEIPPYRRPYGKALLKKTWMRVRIFLTEAIPFVFLGVLFINILYAVGIIETLGTFFSPVISGIWGLPKEAAAALLIGFLRKDMAIGMLLPLGMNPFQLVIAATVLTIYFPCVATFAVLVRELGIRDMAKSVLLMIAAALIVGGIMRLILLGF
- a CDS encoding metal-dependent transcriptional regulator, with protein sequence MAFKTFEEYVEVIYTLEMRSGRAHTTDIASILNIKPPSVTEMLQKLHDMELVIYEPYRGAKLTPSGMKMAQELMQSHKTLVEFFEIIGIDNETAEVDACQIEHHVAGKTIKQLSKFIEFIQKAPCEPIWLKHFEYFDRTGKRKKCNLK
- a CDS encoding Mrp/NBP35 family ATP-binding protein; this translates as MDQVKNKKPIDDNHKITEKLQKIKHKIMVMSGKGGVGKSTVAVNLAYDLSNRGADVGLLDADLHGPSTLKMLNIETGEVKGDTEGIFPVEVTPHLKVMSMGLFLTDTDTPVIWRGPVKMGAIRQFLEEVHWGNLDYLIIDLPPGTGDEPLSIAQLIPDINGTVIITTPQDIALLDSKKAVNFAKTLKVPIIGIIENMSGFTCPHCGESIDLFKVGGGENAASELSVPFLGRIPIDQKIVEDCDNGTPFVASGDKSESTDSFKEIVAKIEDFVN
- a CDS encoding dinitrogenase iron-molybdenum cofactor biosynthesis protein, producing the protein MKIAITSTGDNLDSQMDPRFGRCQYFLIVDPDTMDFEAMLNESAMASGGAGIQAAQTIVNVGINAVITGNVGPNAFEVLSAAGIETMAGASGTVRHALELYKSGSLQSAAGATVSSHAGMSGAGSGQEVPGQASMTKEQKISMLEDELEQSKLQLTQIKKKLEDMKK
- a CDS encoding dinitrogenase iron-molybdenum cofactor biosynthesis protein, whose protein sequence is MKVCVPTMEDGGLDDMVAQHFGRAPTYTIVDIETNAIEVIPNISEHMGGTGVPPEYIAPTGTHIMLCSGLGPRAVNMFEEYGIDVFVGASGTVQDAITAWQKGLLSEATDENACREHRHE
- a CDS encoding DUF5320 domain-containing protein; this translates as MPGGDGTGPLGFGPRTGRAAGYCARYPDPGYMNPIQGRGFYRAGGRGRRNLYYATGLTGWQRGAYSYPPPVVQAIPKEQELVELTNEAEYLENELKEIKKRIQEIGE